In a single window of the Deinococcus aetherius genome:
- a CDS encoding FAD-binding oxidoreductase — MTPEKVASTPGSPARGPRSNGVPDSPLAAELTRTLGPKKVLSARSERLNYRYDAIQFGETPLAVVLPESTADVVTAVRAARAAGVPVVGRGAASGLSGGAAPLRESLVISFTRMTRLEVFPERREARAQSGVVTLSVTEKARPHGLIYPPDPASFRTSTIGGNLGENAGGPMCFKYGVTGDYVKGLEFVDEGGEVHELTRDAYDLAGLLIGSEGTLGLITEATLRLTPPPRYTRTLMASFPEVGEAAEAVSAAIAAGAVPSKLEFMDRACTNAVEDFLAIGLPREAGAVLLVDTDGDDLETVEEERALVEAACLRAGGTVRRAATDAESAALWQARRSVSPALGRIRPQRMNEDIVVPRSALPDVVREIRALGDASGLPLVQFGHIGDGNLHPNILFDPRRESPAAVHDLAHEIALVAIRHGGVLSGEHGIGTMKRPFMREAVDPVTLGALWSVKHALDPRELLNPGKILPDEHEDAPHAHP, encoded by the coding sequence ATGACCCCCGAGAAAGTCGCCTCCACCCCCGGCTCCCCCGCCCGGGGGCCCCGCTCGAACGGCGTGCCGGACAGTCCCCTCGCCGCCGAGCTGACCCGCACCCTCGGCCCGAAGAAGGTGCTCAGCGCCCGCTCCGAGCGCCTGAACTACCGTTACGACGCGATTCAATTCGGGGAGACCCCCCTGGCGGTCGTGCTGCCCGAGTCGACGGCAGACGTGGTGACGGCGGTGCGGGCGGCGCGGGCGGCGGGCGTCCCCGTCGTGGGGCGCGGGGCGGCGAGCGGGCTCAGCGGCGGGGCCGCCCCCCTGCGCGAGTCGCTGGTGATCTCGTTCACCCGCATGACCCGGCTGGAGGTCTTCCCGGAACGGCGCGAGGCGCGGGCGCAGTCGGGCGTGGTGACCCTTTCCGTGACCGAGAAGGCGAGGCCGCACGGGTTGATCTATCCCCCCGACCCTGCGAGCTTCCGCACGAGCACCATCGGCGGCAACCTCGGGGAGAACGCGGGCGGGCCGATGTGCTTCAAGTACGGGGTGACGGGCGACTACGTGAAGGGGCTGGAATTCGTGGACGAAGGCGGCGAGGTGCATGAATTGACCCGCGATGCCTACGACCTCGCCGGGCTCCTCATCGGCTCGGAGGGCACCCTGGGACTCATCACCGAGGCGACGCTGCGCCTCACGCCTCCTCCCAGGTACACCCGCACCCTGATGGCGAGCTTTCCCGAGGTGGGTGAGGCCGCCGAGGCCGTCAGCGCCGCCATCGCCGCCGGGGCGGTGCCGAGCAAGCTGGAGTTCATGGACCGGGCCTGCACGAACGCGGTCGAGGACTTCCTCGCCATCGGCCTCCCGCGCGAGGCGGGAGCGGTCCTCCTGGTGGACACCGACGGCGACGACCTGGAGACGGTGGAGGAGGAACGGGCGCTCGTGGAGGCCGCCTGTCTGCGGGCCGGGGGAACGGTGCGCCGGGCGGCCACGGATGCCGAGAGCGCCGCCCTCTGGCAGGCCCGCCGCAGCGTGTCGCCCGCCCTGGGCCGCATCCGCCCCCAGCGCATGAACGAGGACATCGTGGTGCCCCGTTCCGCGTTGCCCGACGTGGTGCGCGAGATTCGCGCGCTCGGGGACGCCTCGGGCCTGCCGCTCGTGCAGTTCGGGCACATCGGCGACGGCAACCTCCATCCCAACATTCTCTTCGATCCCCGGCGCGAGTCCCCGGCCGCCGTCCACGACCTCGCGCACGAGATCGCCCTCGTCGCCATCCGCCACGGCGGGGTGCTCAGCGGCGAGCACGGCATCGGCACCATGAAACGCCCCTTCATGCGCGAGGCGGTGGACCCGGTGACCCTCGGCGCCCTGTGGAGCGTCAAGCACGCTCTCGACCCCCGGGAGCTGCTCAACCCCGGCAAGATTCTTCCCGACGAGCACGAGGACGCCCCCCATGCCCATCCTTGA
- a CDS encoding 23S rRNA (cytosine(2499)-C(5))-methyltransferase encodes MSAPVATPARSRLRLRVTAAAESHLRAGHPWLYESSVREQNRAGEAGELAVVYDRRDRFLALGLYDPASPLRLRVLHTGSPVTVDEAWWAARLDAALLRRASLFGPDTDGYRVVNGESDGFPGAVVDRYADTLVLKLYTAAWFPHLPLLLRLLEDRFPGFRVVLRLSRNTQDAAGEVGLHDGLTLVGHEPDGPVIFRESGLRFESDVVRGQKTGFFLDQRENRRRVGEMSRGRRVLNAFSFSGGFSLYAARGGASEVVSLDISAHALESARRNFALNADDPQVAACHHETVQADVFEWLSDTRREFDLIVLDPPSLARRESERAGAIRAYGRLAGDGLRRLARGGILVSASCSAHVSAEEFWDVVRGAADRSGRRWRELATTRHAPDHHATFPEAEYLKAIYLRLDS; translated from the coding sequence ATGTCCGCTCCGGTTGCCACCCCGGCCCGCTCCCGCCTGCGCCTGCGCGTGACGGCGGCGGCGGAGTCGCATCTGCGTGCCGGGCATCCCTGGCTGTACGAATCGAGCGTGCGCGAGCAGAACCGGGCGGGCGAGGCCGGGGAACTCGCCGTGGTATACGACCGCCGCGACCGCTTCCTCGCCCTCGGCCTGTACGACCCTGCCTCGCCGCTGCGGCTGCGGGTGCTGCACACGGGCTCTCCCGTCACCGTGGACGAGGCGTGGTGGGCGGCCCGGCTGGATGCGGCCCTCCTGCGTCGTGCGTCCCTCTTCGGCCCCGATACCGACGGCTACCGGGTGGTAAATGGTGAGTCGGACGGCTTTCCCGGCGCGGTCGTGGACCGGTACGCCGACACGCTCGTCCTCAAGCTGTACACGGCGGCGTGGTTTCCGCACTTGCCCCTCTTGCTGCGGCTGTTGGAGGACCGCTTTCCCGGCTTCCGAGTGGTCCTGCGTCTGAGCCGCAACACCCAGGACGCGGCGGGGGAGGTGGGTCTGCACGACGGCCTGACGCTCGTGGGCCACGAGCCGGACGGCCCGGTTATCTTCCGCGAGTCGGGCCTGCGCTTCGAGTCGGACGTGGTGCGCGGGCAGAAGACCGGCTTTTTCCTCGACCAGCGCGAGAACCGCCGCCGGGTGGGGGAGATGAGCCGGGGGCGGCGGGTACTGAACGCCTTCTCGTTCTCGGGAGGCTTCTCGCTCTATGCCGCGAGGGGGGGAGCGTCCGAGGTCGTCAGCCTCGACATCAGCGCGCACGCGCTGGAGAGTGCCCGGCGGAATTTTGCCTTGAACGCCGACGATCCCCAGGTTGCCGCCTGCCATCATGAGACCGTACAGGCCGACGTTTTCGAGTGGCTCTCGGATACCCGGCGCGAGTTCGACCTGATCGTCCTCGATCCCCCGTCCCTCGCGCGGCGGGAATCGGAGCGGGCGGGGGCGATTAGGGCCTACGGCAGGCTCGCCGGGGACGGGCTGCGGCGGCTGGCGCGGGGCGGCATCCTCGTCAGCGCGTCGTGCTCCGCCCACGTCAGCGCGGAGGAGTTCTGGGACGTGGTGAGGGGGGCGGCGGACCGCTCGGGTCGCAGGTGGCGCGAGCTGGCGACCACCCGCCACGCGCCCGACCACCACGCCACCTTTCCCGAGGCCGAGTACCTCAAGGCCATTTACCTGCGACTCGACTCCTGA
- the glcF gene encoding glycolate oxidase subunit GlcF, which yields MNNEIPVQSLGPQGEVMAHAVDACVHCGFCLPACPTYAILGDEMDSPRGRIVLMKEVLEGELPLADAAPHLDRCLGCQACVSACPSGVPYGELITSFRGWSEPLRERSPFDRAKRAAILKILPAPRVFSVAARVGQYAKPLAPLLPAALRAPMDLLPEHVPAMQPNARVTPARGRKRGRVAFLAGCAQQALAPNFNAATLRVLARNGIEVVIPEGQGCCGAAALHTGARDEALRLVRQNLRAFDPDEYDAILSNAAGCGAGLKEYPVVVHGLEGEERARAFAAKVQDISEYLGKLLREGDLERPMPTSRPLTVAYHDACHLAHAQKIRLAPRELLRAIPGVTVAEVPEGDLCCGSAGTYNLEQPELANQLGVRKAGNILSTTPDLIASGNIGCHTQIQSHVRRQGSRVPVLHTVEVLDLAYRGEL from the coding sequence GTGAACAACGAGATTCCCGTGCAGAGCTTAGGCCCGCAGGGCGAGGTCATGGCGCACGCCGTCGACGCCTGCGTGCACTGCGGCTTCTGCCTCCCCGCCTGCCCGACCTACGCGATCCTGGGCGACGAGATGGACAGCCCGCGCGGGCGCATCGTCCTGATGAAAGAGGTGCTGGAGGGAGAGTTGCCGCTGGCCGACGCCGCCCCGCACCTCGACCGCTGCCTGGGCTGCCAGGCCTGCGTCTCGGCCTGCCCCAGCGGCGTGCCCTACGGCGAACTCATCACGAGCTTCCGGGGCTGGAGCGAGCCCCTGCGGGAGCGCAGCCCCTTCGACCGGGCCAAGCGGGCGGCCATTCTCAAAATCCTTCCCGCCCCCAGGGTCTTCAGCGTGGCGGCGAGGGTCGGCCAGTACGCCAAGCCGCTCGCCCCCCTCCTCCCTGCCGCCCTGCGCGCCCCGATGGACCTGTTGCCCGAGCATGTCCCGGCGATGCAGCCGAATGCCAGGGTCACGCCCGCCAGGGGCAGGAAGCGGGGCAGGGTCGCCTTCCTCGCCGGGTGCGCCCAGCAGGCCCTCGCGCCCAACTTCAACGCCGCGACCCTGCGGGTGCTCGCGCGCAACGGCATCGAGGTCGTGATCCCCGAGGGGCAGGGCTGTTGCGGGGCCGCCGCGCTGCACACGGGGGCGCGGGACGAGGCGCTGCGGCTGGTCCGCCAGAACCTGCGCGCCTTCGACCCGGACGAGTACGACGCCATCCTCTCCAACGCGGCGGGCTGCGGGGCGGGGCTCAAGGAATACCCGGTGGTGGTGCACGGCCTCGAAGGCGAGGAGCGGGCGCGGGCCTTCGCCGCCAAGGTGCAGGACATCTCCGAGTACCTGGGCAAGCTGCTGCGGGAAGGGGACCTTGAACGGCCCATGCCCACCTCGCGGCCCCTCACGGTCGCCTACCACGACGCCTGCCACCTCGCCCACGCGCAGAAGATTCGGCTGGCGCCCCGCGAACTGCTGCGCGCCATTCCCGGCGTGACGGTGGCGGAGGTGCCCGAGGGCGACCTCTGCTGTGGCTCGGCGGGCACCTACAACCTCGAACAGCCCGAACTGGCGAATCAACTCGGCGTCCGCAAGGCGGGGAACATCCTCTCGACCACCCCCGATCTCATCGCCAGCGGCAACATCGGCTGCCACACGCAGATTCAGAGTCATGTGCGCCGTCAGGGGAGCCGGGTGCCGGTGCTGCACACGGTCGAGGTGCTGGATCTGGCGTACCGGGGGGAATTGTGA
- the dinB gene encoding DNA polymerase IV: MGGGTRKIIHVDMDAFYASVEQRDAPGLRGRPLAVAWGGKRSVVLTASYEARVYGVRSAMPLYRALERCPGLLVVEPRFDAYREVSAQVQDIFAAYTPLVEPLSLDEAYLDVTAPLRGGPSATRIAERLRAEIRAGTGLTATAGVSVNKFLAKLASGMNKPDGLTVLLPDEADALLAKLPTGDFHGIGPATAAKLAAHGIHTGADLRATPPAQLVAWFGRVGEHFARIARGQDDRPVEPGRAPVSIGTEETYAQDLRTTEQVRVALPDLARAVEGRLTRAGLAGRVVILKLKFDDRSGVTRQVTLGHAVRDAGTLSRHAARLVSTELIAGRGVRLVGITVSGLGPPSEPPPSLFGEVDGEGSSCGADPEEGHRVGRLWVGW; encoded by the coding sequence GTGGGCGGGGGGACGCGCAAGATCATCCATGTGGACATGGACGCCTTCTACGCGTCGGTGGAACAGCGTGACGCCCCCGGGCTGCGTGGTCGGCCCCTCGCCGTCGCCTGGGGGGGCAAGCGCAGCGTGGTCCTCACCGCGAGCTACGAGGCGCGGGTGTACGGGGTCCGCAGCGCCATGCCCCTCTACCGTGCGCTCGAACGCTGCCCCGGTCTGCTCGTGGTGGAGCCCAGGTTCGACGCCTACCGAGAGGTGAGCGCGCAGGTGCAGGACATCTTCGCCGCCTACACGCCCCTCGTCGAGCCGCTGTCGCTGGACGAGGCGTACCTGGACGTGACCGCGCCGCTCAGAGGTGGGCCGAGCGCCACCCGCATCGCCGAACGTCTTCGTGCCGAGATTCGTGCGGGGACCGGGCTCACCGCCACGGCGGGCGTGAGCGTCAACAAGTTCCTGGCGAAGCTGGCGAGCGGCATGAATAAGCCCGATGGCCTGACCGTCCTGCTGCCGGACGAGGCCGACGCGCTCCTGGCGAAGTTGCCGACGGGGGACTTCCACGGCATCGGCCCGGCGACCGCTGCCAAGCTCGCCGCGCACGGTATCCACACCGGGGCGGACCTGCGCGCCACGCCGCCCGCGCAACTCGTCGCCTGGTTCGGCCGGGTCGGCGAGCACTTCGCCCGCATCGCCCGGGGGCAGGACGACCGCCCGGTGGAGCCAGGCCGCGCGCCCGTGAGCATCGGCACCGAGGAGACGTACGCCCAGGACCTGCGCACCACCGAGCAGGTCCGCGTCGCGTTGCCGGACCTCGCCCGGGCGGTGGAGGGTCGGCTCACGCGGGCCGGGCTGGCGGGACGGGTGGTGATTCTCAAGCTCAAGTTCGACGACCGCAGCGGCGTCACGCGGCAGGTCACCCTGGGCCATGCCGTGCGTGACGCGGGCACGCTCTCGCGCCACGCCGCCCGCCTCGTCAGCACCGAGTTGATCGCGGGACGGGGGGTGCGGCTCGTCGGCATCACCGTCTCCGGGCTGGGCCCCCCGTCCGAGCCGCCCCCGTCCCTCTTCGGGGAGGTGGACGGGGAGGGTTCTTCATGTGGGGCTGACCCGGAGGAAGGCCACCGTGTCGGGCGGTTGTGGGTAGGATGGTGA
- a CDS encoding DUF5639 domain-containing protein gives MPILDLSPGDQTVTVSGDTGLLEVYAALPPGLFPPFPRVELPGGVGGLVSRGGFGQNFFFGAEVLGVTFRAPSGRVVKAGGRTVKNVQGYDLTRPFVGSFGALGEALDVTLRLRPGLSVRHVAAPGDLAALGDVGARFAWQDGEEVHLMHFGHAREVDRALSVLPGAREVTQALDLRLRFPDGLGVGEGADLRDRRFGWVNGVSVPPVPGLFGKLAAAL, from the coding sequence ATGCCCATCCTTGACCTCTCGCCCGGCGACCAGACCGTGACCGTGAGCGGCGACACCGGGCTGCTGGAGGTGTACGCGGCCCTGCCCCCAGGCCTCTTCCCCCCCTTTCCCCGGGTCGAACTGCCCGGCGGCGTGGGCGGCCTCGTCTCCCGGGGAGGCTTCGGGCAGAACTTCTTCTTCGGCGCGGAGGTGCTGGGCGTGACCTTCCGCGCTCCCTCCGGCCGGGTCGTGAAGGCGGGTGGGCGCACGGTGAAAAACGTCCAGGGCTACGACCTCACCCGCCCCTTCGTCGGCTCGTTCGGGGCGCTGGGCGAGGCGCTGGACGTGACGCTGCGGCTGAGGCCCGGCCTGAGCGTGCGGCACGTCGCGGCCCCCGGTGACCTCGCCGCGCTGGGGGACGTCGGCGCCCGCTTCGCGTGGCAGGACGGGGAGGAGGTCCACCTGATGCACTTCGGCCACGCGCGGGAGGTGGATCGTGCTCTGAGCGTGCTGCCCGGCGCCCGCGAGGTCACGCAGGCCCTCGACCTGCGCCTCCGTTTCCCGGACGGGCTGGGGGTGGGGGAGGGTGCCGACCTGCGTGACCGCCGCTTCGGCTGGGTGAATGGGGTCAGCGTGCCGCCCGTGCCCGGATTGTTCGGCAAGTTGGCGGCGGCGTTGTAG